From a single Seriola aureovittata isolate HTS-2021-v1 ecotype China chromosome 18, ASM2101889v1, whole genome shotgun sequence genomic region:
- the rpl28 gene encoding 60S ribosomal protein L28, with protein MSSHLQWMVIRNCSSFLIKRNGQTYSTEPNNLKSRNSFRFNGLVHKKTVGVQPAADGKGVVVVLKKQSGQHKPVGSYEKITINKNSRATLNSLRHIIRKNKYRKDLRMAALRRASAILKSQKPVVVKKKRTRAAKTA; from the exons ATGTCGTCCCATTTGCAGTGGATGGTCATCAGGAACTGCTCCAGCTTCCTCATCAAGAGGAACGGACAGACCTACAGTACT GAGCCCAACAACCTGAAATCCAGGAATTCCTTCCGCTTCAATGGTTTGGTGCACAAGAAGACTGTAGGTGTGCAGCCAGCGGCCGATGGCAAGGGTGTTGTTGTCGTGCTGAAGAAGCAATCAG GTCAGCACAAACCTGTTGGCTCCTACGAGAAGATCACCATTAACAAGAACTCCCGCGCCACCCTCAACAGCCTGAGGCACATCATTCGCAAGAACAAGTACAGGAAGGACCTGCGCATG gCTGCCCTGCGTCGTGCCAGTGCCATTCTGAAGAGCCAGAAGCCTGTTGTGGTCAAAAAGAAGCGCACCAGGGCTGCCAAGACAGCATAA
- the LOC130187002 gene encoding uncharacterized protein LOC130187002 isoform X2, which translates to MDEEEDMETLGEQLYSRIYPKHKDTAGKLTGMLLELPGPVLSQMLQDEAMLTAAVEKALRALQLSQEPSRVTCRDEDDVSVSSDSLGEQLFELVDVYNTGYSQKITGMLLEQHKEAVLNLFSDPKLLEEQVNLAVKTLKEQNEETDISDSSDADDTEKLGEKLFSLVEEMDPLHANDITGMLLEMDPAALQQLLSDHTMLQVAVQKAQAALDTSN; encoded by the exons atggatgaagaagaagatatGGAGACACTCGGTGAACAACTTTACAGTCGGATTTATcccaaacacaaagacactgctGGGAAACTCACAG GTATGTTGCTGGAGCTGCCCGGTCCTGTCCTGAGTCAGATGCTGCAGGACGAGGCCATGCTGACTGCAGCTGTGGAGAAAGCCCTCCGAGCCCTGCAGCTGTCACAGGAGCCCAG CAGGGTAACATGTAGGGATGAGGATGATGTGTCTGTATCCTCTGACTCTCTTGGGGAGCAGCTGTTTGAGCTGGTGGATGTCTACAACACCGGCTACTCACAGAAAATCACAG GAATGCTTCTGGAGCAGCACAAAGAGGCagttttaaaccttttttcagATCCAAAACTACTAGAGGAACAGGTGAACCTCGCTGTGAAGACACTAAAAGA GCAGAATGAGGAGACAGACATCAGTGACTCGTCCGATGCTGATGACACAGAGAAACTGGGAGAGAAGCTCTTCTCCCTGGTGGAGGAGATGGATCCTCTTCATGCAAATGATATTACAG GTATGCTGCTGGAGATGGATCCAGCTGCTCTCCAACAGCTGCTCAGTGACCACACGATGCTGCAGGTGGCTGTTCAGAAAGCACAAGCAGCACTGGACACTTCGAATTGA
- the LOC130187002 gene encoding uncharacterized protein LOC130187002 isoform X1, with amino-acid sequence MDEEEDMETLGEQLYSRIYPKHKDTAGKLTGMLLELPGPVLSQMLQDEAMLTAAVEKALRALQLSQEPRYGNGRVTCRDEDDVSVSSDSLGEQLFELVDVYNTGYSQKITGMLLEQHKEAVLNLFSDPKLLEEQVNLAVKTLKEQNEETDISDSSDADDTEKLGEKLFSLVEEMDPLHANDITGMLLEMDPAALQQLLSDHTMLQVAVQKAQAALDTSN; translated from the exons atggatgaagaagaagatatGGAGACACTCGGTGAACAACTTTACAGTCGGATTTATcccaaacacaaagacactgctGGGAAACTCACAG GTATGTTGCTGGAGCTGCCCGGTCCTGTCCTGAGTCAGATGCTGCAGGACGAGGCCATGCTGACTGCAGCTGTGGAGAAAGCCCTCCGAGCCCTGCAGCTGTCACAGGAGCCCAGGTACGGGAATGG CAGGGTAACATGTAGGGATGAGGATGATGTGTCTGTATCCTCTGACTCTCTTGGGGAGCAGCTGTTTGAGCTGGTGGATGTCTACAACACCGGCTACTCACAGAAAATCACAG GAATGCTTCTGGAGCAGCACAAAGAGGCagttttaaaccttttttcagATCCAAAACTACTAGAGGAACAGGTGAACCTCGCTGTGAAGACACTAAAAGA GCAGAATGAGGAGACAGACATCAGTGACTCGTCCGATGCTGATGACACAGAGAAACTGGGAGAGAAGCTCTTCTCCCTGGTGGAGGAGATGGATCCTCTTCATGCAAATGATATTACAG GTATGCTGCTGGAGATGGATCCAGCTGCTCTCCAACAGCTGCTCAGTGACCACACGATGCTGCAGGTGGCTGTTCAGAAAGCACAAGCAGCACTGGACACTTCGAATTGA